A single window of Crassostrea angulata isolate pt1a10 chromosome 8, ASM2561291v2, whole genome shotgun sequence DNA harbors:
- the LOC128159728 gene encoding tripartite motif-containing protein 5-like, which translates to MMALSESKVPPDAQHYLVCGTEDCERNCQFYCDDCHQPMCEQCRDEHQKNTKTKSHEVVPYKQRKRPLPVEQCKIHPTKEMVLLCEECQIPICYKCTATKEHRGHAFNDLEIDFDEKVSLCHEEIAEIRNYFEPTSQDLKKEIAGDVTEIKKIMDGIRTSMKTEAEAVKKLVDTVTSENIKQVGKIEQSLLETLNCQNQEIDDYITYLNDLIKTFYGYLSPSNIEQITSALKSESFIIRPIPETSKPVLPVFTAGQHSKEDVAKLLGIITVPNNKPENRKIKPMETVSTQLKPTQKQRKQDREKSYVKQTLSLSSSVTKVREYTVPGVRRVFHISLGKSGRLWGSDSSGNLVQTDLQGNQLQKIQTNGEDEGYHTVTQDGGLIYTDKQNKVINRITPDNTITEFIKTGNWEPLSIHSSHINGDILVGMWKGGEGKITRYNKTGTEIQNIQRDNKGQELYELPHYITENINDDVCVSDNNKPAVVVVDKSGNHRFSYTGQRSLFNPYGICTDVLGHILVCDERSEKVHLLDQDGQFLSLLLTSQQGVKYPRSVCVDDENNLWVGQYPINIVTVYKYLQ; encoded by the exons ATG ATGGCATTATCTGAATCCAAAGTACCACCCGACGCCCAGCATTATTTGGTGTGTGGCACTGAAGACTGTGAGAGGAACTGCCAGTTTTACTGCGATGACTGTCACCAACCAATGTGTGAACAATGCAGAGATGAACATCAGAAGAATACGAAAACCAAGAGCCATGAAGTGGTTCCTTATAAACAACGTAAACGACCGCTTCCTGTTGAGCAATGCAAGATCCACCCCACAAAAGAAATGGTTCTTCTCTGCGAGGAATGCCAAATTCCCATTTGTTACAAATGCACAGCCACAAAAGAACATCGCGGCCATGCGTTTAATGACCTAGAAATAGactttgatgaaaaagtttCCCTATGTCATGAAGAAATTGCAGaaattagaaattattttgagccaacttctcaagatttgaaaaaagaaattgctGGCGATGTCACAGAAATAAAGAAGATTATGGACGGCATAAGAACGTCCATGAAGACTGAAGCTGAGGCTGTGAAAAAGCTGGTAGACACAGTCACatcagaaaatataaaacaagtcGGCAAAATTGAACAGTCattattagaaacattaaacTGCCAAAACCAAGAAATCGATGATTACATCACCTATCTAAATGATTTAATCAAAACGTTTTATGGTTACCTATCTCCTTCAAACATCGAACAAATAACATCTGCTCTCAAATCAGAAAGCTTCATCATTCGACCCATACCAGAGACATCCAAACCAGTCCTACCCGTATTTACTGCTGGTCAACACAGCAAGGAAGATGTCGCCAAACTACTGGGTATAATAACTGTTCCCAATAATAAAccagaaaacagaaaaataaaacctatGGAGACTGTCTCCACACAATTGAAACCTACACAGAAACAGAGAAAACAAGACAGAGAGAAATCTTATGTGAAACAAACACTGTCTCTGTCTTCCTCTGTCACCAAGGTCAGGGAGTACACAGTACCAGGTGTTAGACGTGTATTTCATATATCACTAGGTAAATCAGGCAGACTCTGGGGCAGTGATAGTAGTGGTAACCTTGTCCAAACAGATCTACAGGGAAATCAGCTACAGAAGATACAAACCAATGGTGAAGATGAAGGCTATcacacagtcacacaggacGGGGGTCTGATCTATACagacaaacaaaacaaagtcATCAATAGGATAACACCGGATAATACAAtcactgaattcattaaaacaggAAACTGGGAACCACTCAGTATACACTCCTCCCACATCAACGGGGACATACTGGTGGGGATGTGGAAGGGTGGAGAGGGTAAAATCACCAGGTATAACAAGACAGGGacagaaatacagaacatacagaGAGACAACAAAGGACAGGAACTGTATGAGCTACCGcactacatcacagaaaacatcaatgaTGATGTCTGTGTATCAGACAATAACAAACCTGCTGTAGTGGTGGTGGATAAATCAGGAAATCACCGGTTCTCCTACACAGGTCAGAGGTCACTGTTTAATCCCTATGGAATATGTACTGATGTACTCggtcacatcctggtgtgtgatgaaCGCAGTGAAAAAGTTCAtctcctggatcaggacggtcaGTTCTTGTCTTTACTACTCACATCACAGCAAGGTGTAAAGTATCCCCGTAGTGTGTGTGTGGATGATGAGAACAATCTCTGGGTAGGACAATACCCCATCAACATAGTGACAGTGTACAAGTATCTACAGTGA
- the LOC128159987 gene encoding E3 ubiquitin-protein ligase TRIM71-like: MMALSESQIPPDAQHYLVCGTEDCEKNCQFYCNDCHQPMCEQCRDEHQKNKKTKSHEVVPYKQRKRQLPVEKCKIHPTKEMVLLCEECQIPICYKCTATKEHRGHAFTDLETDFDEKVSLCHEEIAKIRNYFEPTSQDLKKEIAGDVTEIKKIMEAIRTSMKTEAKAVKKLVDTVTSENIEQVDKIEQSLLETLNNQNQEIDDYITYLNDSITTFYGYLSSSNIEQITLALKSESFIIRPIPETSKQVPLVFTAGNFSKEDVAKLLGRITVQNTKPENRKIKPMETASTQLKSTGKKRKQGREKSGVKKTLSLSPSVTKVREYTVPGVDSVFHISLGKSGRLWVSDMYGNLVQTDLQGNQLQKIQTSGGYEGYHTVTHNGELIYADKNNNVIKRITPDNTITGFIKTGDWKPISIHSSHINGDILVGMEKDRKAKVTRYNKTGTEIQNIQRDNKGQGLYSCPHYITENINGDVCVSDFGKQAVVVVNKSNQHRFSYTGQGSRFNPYGICTDVLGHILVCDDNSLTVHLQDKDGQFLSLLLTPQQGVKYPRSVCVDDENNLWVGQDITNTVTVYKYLQITII; encoded by the exons ATG ATGGCATTATCTGAATCCCAAATACCACCCGACGCCCAACATTATTTGGTGTGTGGGACTGAAGACTGTGAGAAGAACTGCCAGTTTTACTGCAATGACTGTCACCAACCAATGTGTGAACAATGCAGAGATGAACATCAGAAGAATAAGAAAACCAAGAGCCATGAAGTGGTTCCTTATAAACAACGCAAACGACAACTACCTGTCGAGAAATGCAAGATCCACCCCACAAAAGAAATGGTTCTTCTCTGCGAGGAATGCCAAATTCCCATTTGTTACAAATGCACAGCCACAAAAGAACATCGCGGCCATGCGTTTACTGACCTAGAAACCGACTTTGATGAAAAGGTTTCCCTATGTCATgaagaaattgcaaaaataagaaattattttgagccaacttctcaagatttgaaaaaagaaattgctGGCGATGTCACCGAAATAAAGAAGATTATGGAGGCTATAAGAACGTCCATGAAGACTGAAGCTAAGGCTGTGAAAAAGCTGGTAGACACAGTCACATCAGAAAATATAGAACAAGTCGACAAAATAGAACAGTCtttattagaaacattaaataaTCAAAACCAAGAAATAGATGACTACATCACCTATCTAAATGATTCAATCACAACATTTTATGGTTACCTATCTTCTTCAAACATAGAACAAATAACACTTGCTCTCAAATCAGAAAGCTTTATCATAAGACCCATACCAGAGACATCCAAACAAGTTCCACTCGTATTTACTGCTGGTAATTTCAGCAAGGAAGATGTCGCCAAACTACTGGGTAGAATAACTGTTCAAAACACTAAACCagagaacagaaaaataaaacccatgGAGACTGCCTCCACACAATTGAAATCTACAGGGAAAAAACGAAAACAAGGGAGAGAGAAATCTGGCGTGAAAAAAACACTGTCTTTGTCTCCCTCTGTCACCAAGGTCAGAGAGTACACAGTACCAGGTGTTGACAGTGTATTTCATATATCACTGGGTAAATCAGGCAGACTCTGGGTCAGTGATATGTATGGTAACCTTGTCCAAACAGATCTTCAGGGGAACCAGCTACAGAAGATACAAACCAGTGGTGGATATGAAGGctaccacacagtcacacaTAACGGGGAGCTGATCTATGCAGACAAAAACAACAACGTCATCAAAAGGATAACACCGGATAATACAATCACTGGATTCATTAAAACAGGGGACTGGAAACCAATCAGCATACACTCCTCCCACATCAACGGGGACATACTGGTGGGGATGGAGAAGGATAGAAAGGCTAAAGTCACCAGGTACAACAAGACAGGGacagaaatacagaacatacagaGAGACAACAAAGGACAGGGACTGTATAGTTGTCCAcactacatcacagaaaacatcaatggtgaTGTCTGTGTATCAGACTTTGGCAAACAAGCTGTAGTGGTagtgaataaatcaaatcaacacAGGTTCTCCTACACAGGTCAGGGGTCAAGGTTTAATCCCTATGGAATATGTACTGATGTACTCGGTCACATTCTGGTGTGTGATGATAACAGTTTAACAGTTCATCTTCAGGATAAGGACGGCCAGTTCCTGTCTCTACTACTCACACCACAACAAGGTGTAAAGTATCCCCGTAGTGTGTGTGTGGATGACGAGAACAATCTCTGGGTGGGACAAGATATCACCAACACAGTGACAGTGTACAAGTATCTACAgattacaattatttaa